One Citricoccus sp. K5 DNA window includes the following coding sequences:
- a CDS encoding bifunctional 2-polyprenyl-6-hydroxyphenol methylase/3-demethylubiquinol 3-O-methyltransferase UbiG, which translates to MTRTPDFDALYRSDPDPFSVGSSWYERRKIAVVLACLARREYALAWDAAAGTGHLALELSDRCRRVVATDASSVAVAALSEVALEAGSEETVDDSPEGAWAPGFRRLTVRQSALPALPAEARAADLIIASEVLYYLPHPARAAAVEMLAGLDAEIVTVHWRHHPEDAYLSGEDCTREVDMALTGAGFLRAVLHEDEDFVLSTHVPAGIPRSGQC; encoded by the coding sequence ATGACCAGAACGCCTGATTTCGATGCGCTTTACCGTTCCGATCCGGACCCCTTCTCGGTCGGTTCCAGCTGGTACGAACGGCGCAAGATCGCGGTGGTCCTGGCGTGCCTGGCACGTCGGGAGTATGCCCTGGCGTGGGATGCCGCGGCCGGCACCGGCCACCTCGCCCTGGAACTGTCGGACCGATGTCGCCGCGTCGTGGCCACGGACGCCTCTTCGGTGGCCGTCGCAGCCCTGAGCGAGGTTGCGCTGGAGGCCGGCTCAGAAGAGACGGTTGACGATTCACCGGAAGGGGCGTGGGCGCCCGGGTTCAGACGGCTCACCGTTCGGCAGTCGGCCCTGCCCGCCCTGCCAGCAGAGGCCCGGGCGGCGGACCTCATCATCGCCTCCGAGGTCCTCTACTACCTGCCCCATCCGGCCCGCGCCGCCGCGGTAGAGATGCTCGCCGGCCTCGACGCTGAGATCGTCACCGTGCACTGGCGCCATCACCCCGAGGATGCCTACCTGTCGGGTGAAGACTGCACGCGGGAAGTGGACATGGCCCTGACTGGTGCGGGGTTCCTCCGGGCGGTGCTGCACGAAGACGAAGACTTCGTCCTCAGCACCCACGTACCCGCGGGCATCCCACGATCGGGGCAGTGTTGA
- a CDS encoding aromatic acid exporter family protein gives MTRRPAFLSAITQTLKCVIAATAAWWFSITILETQMPFLAPWTALLTVHATVYRSLSHGVQTSIASALGVGLSFVIGNLLGVSVWTYALALLVGMVAARIHWIRDEGIAIATTAIFLLSSGFEDQEPLLLDRMIEVGVGVAVGITVNLLIIPPLRDRQAARYVDSINQGMGSVLEEMADEFSQSWDTDRAEAWMTQTKSMEEDTRTAWEFVRFARESRRANPRMYLSRHGVRLRTPLTGNGKEYDYVEILSRLDEGVSHIRHLARTLREATYAEGAWDNRFRDQWSALLRDCGRSIADPDAAVEPVNDRLTDLSESMSQDHDLPRSAWPVYGSLITSLRHLAVIVDDVASTRDAREGNS, from the coding sequence GTGACCCGTCGGCCGGCCTTCCTCTCCGCCATCACCCAGACCCTCAAGTGCGTGATCGCCGCCACCGCGGCCTGGTGGTTCTCCATCACCATTCTGGAGACCCAGATGCCGTTCCTCGCGCCCTGGACGGCCCTGCTGACGGTCCACGCCACGGTGTATCGGTCCCTGTCCCACGGGGTGCAGACGTCCATCGCCTCCGCCCTCGGCGTCGGGCTGTCCTTCGTCATCGGCAACCTCCTCGGGGTCAGCGTCTGGACCTATGCACTGGCGCTGCTGGTGGGAATGGTGGCAGCCCGCATCCACTGGATCCGCGACGAGGGAATCGCCATCGCCACCACCGCGATCTTCCTCCTCAGCAGTGGCTTCGAGGATCAGGAACCCCTCTTGCTGGACCGCATGATCGAGGTCGGCGTGGGCGTTGCCGTGGGCATCACCGTGAACCTCCTGATCATCCCGCCGCTTCGGGACCGGCAGGCAGCGCGCTACGTCGATTCCATCAACCAGGGCATGGGCAGCGTCCTGGAGGAGATGGCGGACGAATTCTCCCAGTCCTGGGACACGGACAGGGCTGAGGCCTGGATGACGCAGACGAAGTCCATGGAAGAGGACACGCGAACCGCCTGGGAGTTCGTGCGCTTCGCGCGAGAGAGCCGACGGGCCAATCCACGCATGTATCTCAGCCGGCACGGCGTCAGGCTCCGCACGCCGCTGACCGGGAACGGGAAGGAATATGACTACGTCGAGATTCTCTCGCGCTTGGACGAGGGCGTCTCCCATATCCGGCACCTGGCGCGGACTCTGCGTGAGGCCACCTACGCCGAGGGGGCGTGGGACAACCGCTTCCGTGATCAGTGGTCAGCCCTCCTGCGTGACTGCGGACGCTCGATTGCCGATCCTGACGCCGCAGTGGAACCGGTCAACGACCGGCTGACGGACCTCTCAGAATCGATGTCGCAGGACCACGACCTCCCGCGGTCGGCCTGGCCGGTCTACGGTTCACTGATCACCAGCCTGAGGCACCTCGCCGTCATCGTCGATGACGTGGCCTCCACCCGGGATGCCCGGGAAGGCAACTCTTGA
- a CDS encoding glycosyltransferase family 2 protein, which produces MTEPAAAGPALTGPPVEATPSTPGLPVNIIVAIPAHDEELLLPGCLDHVAAAVTRARAIGAVDRVIVAVAAHRCRDRTAQVARARLTDAEPTVEWIVVEDRTSTTVAEVRRTAVDAAVPLLGQSSSVWLFSTDADSLVPVDWISSSLAVATLDGADAVAGLVELLDWNPPARARLAYELLVTRGIHSAGHDHAYGANLAVRLDAYRTVGGFTPRLHGEDHDLLRRLRAARFRVATPLFPRVSTSGREDSRCADGLGSLLRRLAGTSDAE; this is translated from the coding sequence ATGACCGAACCCGCGGCGGCAGGGCCGGCGCTGACCGGCCCTCCGGTGGAGGCAACGCCCTCGACGCCCGGCCTGCCGGTGAACATCATCGTCGCCATTCCGGCCCACGACGAGGAACTCCTGTTGCCCGGCTGCCTGGACCACGTGGCGGCCGCAGTCACGCGGGCCCGTGCCATCGGTGCGGTGGACCGGGTCATCGTCGCCGTGGCCGCCCATCGTTGCCGCGATCGAACGGCACAAGTGGCCCGGGCGCGCCTGACCGACGCTGAGCCGACCGTGGAATGGATCGTCGTGGAAGACCGGACCTCCACCACGGTCGCCGAGGTCCGCCGGACTGCCGTGGATGCGGCGGTGCCGCTATTGGGCCAGTCCAGCAGCGTATGGCTGTTCAGCACGGACGCCGACTCGCTGGTTCCCGTCGACTGGATCTCCTCCAGCCTGGCGGTGGCCACTCTGGACGGGGCAGATGCCGTCGCTGGCCTCGTCGAGCTTCTGGACTGGAACCCGCCAGCGAGGGCCCGACTCGCGTATGAGCTGCTCGTGACACGCGGCATCCACAGCGCCGGCCATGACCACGCCTATGGGGCCAACCTGGCGGTCCGTCTCGATGCGTACCGGACTGTCGGCGGATTCACCCCACGGCTCCACGGCGAGGACCACGATCTCCTCCGGCGGCTCAGGGCGGCACGCTTCCGTGTGGCCACGCCACTGTTTCCTCGTGTCAGCACCTCAGGCCGGGAAGATTCCCGTTGTGCCGATGGACTGGGCTCCCTCCTGCGCCGATTGGCCGGGACATCCGACGCCGAATAG
- the thpR gene encoding RNA 2',3'-cyclic phosphodiesterase encodes MGTRMFVAVYPPEDVREELAEFLSVRPGLAWTGPEQMHLTLAFFGSVPDRSLEPLEEALESSVRSVESFPCGLHGAGAFPHPDSAAVVWLGVEDGAEDLTRLARKARGAGNRAGVVPDGKAFHPHLTLARPGRTNATRWIRVLETFTSRIWAVDEVHLVESTLQGYGHRPRHRTVKTVPLTP; translated from the coding sequence ATGGGAACCCGCATGTTCGTGGCCGTCTACCCGCCCGAGGACGTCCGCGAGGAACTGGCCGAGTTCCTCTCCGTCCGCCCGGGCCTGGCCTGGACCGGCCCGGAGCAGATGCACCTGACCCTCGCGTTCTTCGGCTCCGTCCCGGACCGTTCCCTCGAGCCGCTCGAGGAGGCACTGGAGAGCTCCGTCCGGAGCGTCGAGTCCTTCCCCTGCGGTCTGCACGGGGCCGGTGCGTTCCCCCATCCGGACAGCGCCGCAGTGGTGTGGCTGGGCGTCGAGGACGGCGCCGAGGACCTGACCCGGCTGGCACGGAAGGCGCGCGGGGCGGGCAACCGGGCCGGCGTCGTGCCCGATGGCAAGGCCTTCCATCCGCACCTGACGCTGGCGCGCCCTGGCCGCACGAATGCCACCCGGTGGATCCGCGTGCTGGAGACGTTCACGTCGCGGATCTGGGCGGTGGATGAGGTGCATCTGGTCGAGTCGACGCTCCAGGGGTATGGCCACCGGCCACGGCATCGGACCGTGAAAACGGTACCTTTGACCCCCTGA
- a CDS encoding PIG-L deacetylase family protein, with translation MAEAPNAAWQRDTSVLVIAAHPDDEVIGAGRLLADHAGPVRCVTLTAGERCHGDHDDLGRVARHRLREWTEALGVLGVTPVETRRWPDGGLAGHEGAATEVVARLAAEADVVLAPWRHDPHPDHEAAGRVGAAAARRAGVPLWGYLVWTPYWFPAAEITRRDATLQVHPTSERAGRLRTEAIARHRSQLVPQHPAVQPVVPPELVDRHERQMLVQEPDDQNA, from the coding sequence ATGGCCGAGGCTCCGAACGCGGCATGGCAGCGGGATACCTCCGTGCTGGTGATCGCCGCCCATCCCGACGACGAAGTTATCGGCGCCGGTCGCCTCCTGGCCGACCATGCGGGCCCCGTGCGGTGCGTCACTCTCACGGCCGGAGAACGGTGTCACGGGGACCACGACGATCTCGGTCGCGTCGCCCGGCACCGATTACGGGAGTGGACAGAGGCCCTGGGTGTCCTGGGCGTGACCCCCGTGGAGACCCGGCGCTGGCCCGACGGCGGATTGGCGGGTCATGAGGGCGCGGCCACCGAGGTGGTGGCAAGGCTCGCGGCCGAGGCCGACGTCGTTCTCGCCCCGTGGCGGCACGATCCGCACCCCGACCACGAGGCAGCCGGACGCGTCGGTGCCGCGGCAGCGCGGCGGGCGGGGGTGCCATTGTGGGGTTACCTCGTCTGGACCCCGTACTGGTTCCCTGCGGCAGAGATCACCCGCCGTGATGCGACGCTGCAGGTGCACCCTACATCGGAGCGGGCCGGTCGTCTCCGCACCGAGGCCATCGCCCGCCACCGTTCCCAGCTCGTGCCCCAGCATCCGGCCGTCCAGCCTGTGGTGCCGCCCGAGCTGGTCGACCGCCATGAACGCCAAATGCTCGTGCAGGAGCCTGATGACCAGAACGCCTGA